CAGGCCAATGGCGAGACCATCGAGAAATTCCTCGCGGCCGTCTCCGAGGCCGACCAATGGATGCGCAAGAACCCGAAACAGGCAGCGCAGGTTGCCACGCGCTGGATTCCGGGACTCAAACAGGACGTCGCCGAGACAGCGATGCAGTTCAACGTCCAGCAGGCCGACCGCCGGCTGTCGGCGAACAATTACCGCGCGCTCTGGAGCGCCGAGGACCGGCTCTCCCGCCTCGGCATCCTCAAATCGACCTTCGACGTCAATGCGCATATCGAGCCGAAGCACATTCTCAAGGTCATGAAGGACCGTCCCGAACTGTTCGCCGACCTGCCGCCGATCCCGGAGGCTGCGGCGATCTCGCCGGGCTACGTGTTCAAGCCTTGATCTGTTGCAAACCTCTGGACCGGCGCGCTCGGCGCGCCGGTCCAGTCGTTCGTCTACAACGCCGGAAACGTCTCCAGGCTCGCCTTCATCGCCGCAACCGGCGATCGCGAGCGTCTCAAGCGCGATGAGATTTGGATGAACCATCATCGCGCTTGAGGTTGTTGTTTACGCGTGATCTTTCCGGAAAATCGCTTCGCACTTTTCCGGATCATGCTTTGGTCTACACGGTCGAGATACCGTCGATCGGGCTGATATCGCCGACGAAGCGCAGCAAGTCCGCCATCGTGAATTCGCCTGGCACTTGCGACGGAAGTGTCGGCTTCCAGCTCTTGCCTTTGACCCAGAGATACGACTGGTGATCGCCATGGACGAGGCCGACGAAGACCTCGGCAAGCAGCGTCGCGCCAACCGGTCCGAGCCGTTCCCCGCCGCCCCGCTGCTCGGCCTCCTTGAGGATGTAGTACCAGAGCGGCGTATGCTGGTGCAGGCCATGCTTCCTCGCCACGGCACCGTCGCTCCCCTTCGAGATTTCTTCCGGCGTCAGCGGATTCTTGATCTTCATGGCCTTGGCAACGTCCTGCCCTGACGGCAATCCCAGCAACACGCCGCGCTTGAGGTTGCGGAACGGCAGGCTGCCGCCATCACCAGGCAGGGTATGCAGTTGCGGCACGACGAATGGGTCGATCTTGCGAGATGGATTGAGCGCCACACCCGGCGGATTGGCCGACAGGACCTGATAGAAGCGGCGCCAGTCGATGATCCAGTTGCTTGAAAGCACCGGAAGCGGAAGCGGCGGCTGAACCGGATTAGGTGCGAGATCTCCGATGATTCCTCCCGAAAGCCCCGTAAACCTGAACAGCAGGTCGAGAGTTGCAGGAATGCCGCCCGGCCCGGGCGTGAAGATCCTGTTGTGGCTATAGACCTGACGAACCATGCTGTGGCCGAAACGATAGACGGCCGCGGAAAACTCGACAGGCATATAAGGGATCTTCTTGAATCGATAGAAGCGCCGTCCCTGCTCTAGGATCTTGGCCACCAGCCCCTTCTCGGTGATCCGCTCCACGAAATCGTGCAGAACCATCCATTGATAGTGCCAGGTCACGATCTGGCGCGCTTCCTCGAATATCTCTCCCGGCGGCTTCCCTGACGCCGCGAGCCGATCGCAGACCTTGTTGTGAAATTTGAGCATCGCCAGATGGGTCTGCGCGACAAGCAAATTCTCATCGTTGCGATGGTCGCCGATCAGGGCAAACCCTTCGGGGCTGCGCGGAAGATCGTTACGATGATCACCCGTGATGCTATCGACGTTGACCGTTTTGCCGATCAGCAGCTTGGGCCCCGGTGTCTTGCCGTTGTCGGTGGCCGAGTTGCGCGCATACAAGTGGCGGCTTCCGTCGGGACCGAGACCATAGACGCAGTCGAGATCGAGCGCCGGCGTGCGAAAATTCTGCACGCCCATGGGATCGGCCTGCTTGTCGCCAAAGGAGGTCAGGTCAAGCGTGATGTCATGATCGACGAATTGGCCGAGATAGGTGAAACCCGCCGGGACGTTGAGATTGTTTCCCGCGGCGTCGCCGGGGGCGGGGTCCTTCATCGCGTCAGCGAGCTCACGCAGCGGACCGTCGTCGACAGCCAGCGGCTCCAAGGTCGGAAACATCCGGCCAAACATGCCCGGATCGTCGTGTCCGGAAAGCGTATCCAAAAATTGTCGCGTCGGTTGACGTCCGGCCTTGCCGTGACCGGGATGAACATTCACGTCGGTTCCCATCGCTTGCTCCTGCTCAAAATGCTGTAAGGGAGAGGGGCGCCGAATATGCCGATTGGTCTCAAATTCTCGTTTCAGTATACGTTCAGAAGAATTGCCCCTCAGGGTGCAGTAAAATGAAATATTACTACAGATTGCATTCTGTGGGTGGGTCCTACCGCGAGGCTTTTTGCCCCACCAGCCACACAGGCTTTTGATCGCCCGGAGCTTGAGCAAGAAAGACTAAGGCGCGATCAACGCGCCGGCTCGATCTCTCAGCGCTTCAGTGTTTGGCAGCGAACCGCGACCAGATCTCGGCGTCGGTGTAGAAGTCCACGCCGCCATCGAGATCTCTCACCAGCCACTCGCCGAGATAGACGATCTGAGTGCCGCTGCGCCGCTCGTGCCGAAGCTCGAATTTCCCGTCGGCATCCTTCTGCAACGAGCAATTCGACTGAACCCAGCTCGGCCATTCCTGCAACGGCTGTCCCAAAAATTGCCAGGCAACCAAAGCCGCGTTGTCCGACAGGGGTTCTAAGCGCAGTGTCTTGGTCACGTGATCTCCACCATGCGAGTTGTCCCCGTGCAACGCCTCGGGACCGGAAAGGTTTGGAATCGTCGTTCCGTGACAGCATGCCTGACGGGATTCAACGGTTCCTCTACTTTTCCGCCCGTGAAAACCCGGCCCCCCCTGCGCTCTATCCGATCGTCTGCAACGCCGGGAACGTCTCCAGCAGCCAGATGCTCACATTCGTGACTGCACCGGTGAGGAAGCCGATACCGGTGATGACCATCAAGACGCCCATGGCGCGCTCGACGTTGACGAGATGGCCTTTCATCCGCGCGAACAGCGCAGAAAACTGTTCGATCATCAGGGCCGCCAGCAGGAAGGGAATACCTAGGCCCAAGGAATAGACGGCGAGCAGACCTGCACCCTTGGTCACCGTCGCCTCGGCTGCGGCGATCGAAAGAATCGCCGCGAGGATCGGGCCGATGCAGGGGGTCCAGCCGAAGGCGAAGGCGAGGCCCATGATGTAGGCCCCCCAGAGCCCGACGGGCTTGGGGATAGGCAGCCGCCCCTCGCGCATCAGCAGGCCGATGCGCGTCAGGCCCAGGAAATGCAGGCCCATGACGATGATGACGAGGCCAGCGAGGATCGACAGCTCTGCCGACCA
The nucleotide sequence above comes from Bradyrhizobium sp. NDS-1. Encoded proteins:
- a CDS encoding peroxidase family protein codes for the protein MLKLRAIKSLCGWWGKKPRGRTHPQNAICSNISFYCTLRGNSSERILKREFETNRHIRRPSPLQHFEQEQAMGTDVNVHPGHGKAGRQPTRQFLDTLSGHDDPGMFGRMFPTLEPLAVDDGPLRELADAMKDPAPGDAAGNNLNVPAGFTYLGQFVDHDITLDLTSFGDKQADPMGVQNFRTPALDLDCVYGLGPDGSRHLYARNSATDNGKTPGPKLLIGKTVNVDSITGDHRNDLPRSPEGFALIGDHRNDENLLVAQTHLAMLKFHNKVCDRLAASGKPPGEIFEEARQIVTWHYQWMVLHDFVERITEKGLVAKILEQGRRFYRFKKIPYMPVEFSAAVYRFGHSMVRQVYSHNRIFTPGPGGIPATLDLLFRFTGLSGGIIGDLAPNPVQPPLPLPVLSSNWIIDWRRFYQVLSANPPGVALNPSRKIDPFVVPQLHTLPGDGGSLPFRNLKRGVLLGLPSGQDVAKAMKIKNPLTPEEISKGSDGAVARKHGLHQHTPLWYYILKEAEQRGGGERLGPVGATLLAEVFVGLVHGDHQSYLWVKGKSWKPTLPSQVPGEFTMADLLRFVGDISPIDGISTV
- a CDS encoding cytochrome c biogenesis CcdA family protein, with product MQNVSIPAALIAGLVSFLSPCVLPLVPPYLIYLTGATIEHVESDEPAAASKRAIMLSALLFVLGFSTVFVALGASASLVGGLIRAWSAELSILAGLVIIVMGLHFLGLTRIGLLMREGRLPIPKPVGLWGAYIMGLAFAFGWTPCIGPILAAILSIAAAEATVTKGAGLLAVYSLGLGIPFLLAALMIEQFSALFARMKGHLVNVERAMGVLMVITGIGFLTGAVTNVSIWLLETFPALQTIG